The following are from one region of the Microbacterium sp. BK668 genome:
- a CDS encoding PspC domain-containing protein yields the protein MPELVRPRTGRVLGGVCVAIANRFDMSPVVIRIVMVGSVVFFGLSIWLYLLLWLLIPLARD from the coding sequence ATGCCCGAGCTCGTTCGCCCCCGCACCGGACGCGTCCTCGGCGGCGTCTGCGTCGCGATCGCCAATCGCTTCGACATGAGCCCCGTCGTCATCCGCATCGTGATGGTCGGCTCGGTCGTCTTCTTCGGCCTGTCGATCTGGCTCTATCTGCTGCTGTGGCTTCTCATCCCGCTCGCGCGGGACTGA
- a CDS encoding alpha/beta fold hydrolase, which yields MSDPLAGTPHLDPDIVLWSAGPEARTGRPLLVLLHGYGADENDLFGLVPYLPAQFAVAAVRAPLTPPWPAPGYSWYPIEGLEGRDAARTTDAAARLLHWLDVVAPAPTPVGLLGFSQGGAVSLQAMRLAPDRLAFVVNLSGYATPGDLPGDAALAERRPPVFWGRGTNDDVIPEFLVAHTVEWLPAHVDLSGRVYQGLTHSVSEAELADVRAFLDKQLEALTA from the coding sequence ATGAGCGACCCGCTGGCCGGAACCCCGCACCTCGACCCCGACATCGTGCTGTGGTCCGCCGGCCCCGAGGCGCGGACCGGCCGACCGCTCCTCGTCCTGCTGCACGGCTACGGCGCCGACGAGAACGACCTCTTCGGCCTCGTCCCCTACCTTCCGGCGCAGTTCGCCGTCGCCGCCGTCCGCGCTCCGCTCACACCGCCGTGGCCGGCGCCGGGCTACTCCTGGTACCCGATCGAGGGCCTCGAGGGCCGCGATGCCGCGAGGACGACGGATGCCGCCGCCCGCCTCCTCCACTGGCTCGACGTCGTCGCTCCCGCGCCGACGCCGGTCGGCCTCCTCGGCTTCTCGCAGGGCGGGGCGGTGTCGCTGCAGGCGATGCGGCTGGCTCCCGACCGGCTCGCCTTCGTCGTGAACCTCTCGGGGTATGCGACGCCCGGCGATCTGCCCGGCGACGCCGCGCTCGCCGAGCGGAGGCCCCCGGTCTTCTGGGGCCGAGGGACGAACGACGACGTCATCCCCGAGTTCCTCGTCGCGCACACCGTCGAGTGGCTGCCGGCGCACGTCGACCTCAGCGGCCGCGTCTACCAGGGCCTCACGCACAGCGTCTCGGAGGCGGAGCTCGCCGACGTCCGCGCCTTCCTCGACAAGCAGCTCGAAGCGCTGACCGCCTGA
- a CDS encoding ATP-binding cassette domain-containing protein gives MPASTFTPSVVLDDVTFTWPDGSIALAGVSGTFGSGRTGLVGRNGSGKSTLLRLIAGDLTPDRGHVTRLEDAAYLPQRLTLDVDRPVAELLGVAAPLAALRAIESGDPDPAHFDAVGADWDVEARSHAALAEAGLAPAMLERRVGELSGGEAVLTAIAGIRLRGAPVTLLDEPTNNLDRDARSRLYDMVRAWRGALVVVSHDTALLELMDDTAELYDSELSTFGGPYSEWRAWLDAEQGAARQAERAAGQLVKREKRERIEAESKLAKRLAMGRKAQLEKRVPPIVAGGLSRAAQVSAGRLRGEKADREASARQALAAAEGRVRDDESMHVDLPDPGVPAGRRIATIGDGTRSWVLQGPERVALVGPNGAGKTTLLERLVRSALHNSVDSVRIGAESPDSASTGSDRRSHADAVAHTDRVGYLPQRIDGLRDEASVVENVAAAAPGVPTPELRNRLARFLIRGDAATRPVATLSGGERFRVALARLLLADPPPQLLVLDEPTNNLDLDTVDRLVEALSAYRGAVVVVSHDDAFLGRLGVDLVLELGRDGRLAEV, from the coding sequence ATGCCCGCTTCCACCTTCACCCCCTCCGTCGTCCTCGACGACGTCACCTTCACGTGGCCCGACGGCTCGATCGCCCTCGCGGGCGTCTCCGGCACGTTCGGCTCCGGTCGCACGGGCCTGGTCGGCCGCAACGGCTCCGGCAAGTCGACGCTGCTCCGGCTCATCGCGGGCGATCTCACGCCCGATCGCGGGCACGTGACGAGGCTCGAGGATGCCGCGTACCTGCCCCAGCGCCTGACGCTGGACGTCGACCGGCCCGTCGCCGAGCTGCTCGGCGTCGCGGCTCCGCTCGCCGCCCTCCGGGCGATCGAGTCCGGCGATCCGGACCCGGCCCACTTCGACGCCGTCGGTGCGGACTGGGACGTCGAGGCGCGCTCGCATGCCGCGCTGGCCGAAGCGGGCCTCGCCCCCGCGATGCTCGAGCGGCGCGTCGGCGAGCTCTCGGGCGGCGAGGCGGTGCTGACGGCGATCGCCGGCATCCGCCTGCGCGGCGCACCGGTGACGCTGCTCGACGAGCCGACGAACAACCTGGACCGCGACGCCCGCAGCCGCCTGTACGACATGGTGCGCGCATGGCGGGGCGCGCTCGTCGTGGTGAGCCACGACACCGCGCTGCTGGAGCTCATGGACGACACGGCCGAGCTGTACGACAGCGAGCTGTCGACCTTCGGCGGCCCGTACTCCGAGTGGCGCGCATGGCTGGATGCCGAGCAGGGCGCCGCCCGCCAGGCCGAGCGTGCCGCCGGACAGCTCGTCAAGCGCGAGAAGCGCGAGCGGATCGAGGCCGAGTCGAAACTGGCCAAGCGCCTCGCGATGGGACGCAAGGCGCAGCTCGAGAAGCGCGTGCCGCCCATCGTCGCCGGCGGGCTCTCGCGGGCCGCCCAGGTCTCGGCGGGCAGACTCCGCGGCGAGAAGGCCGATCGCGAGGCTTCCGCCCGCCAGGCGCTCGCTGCCGCGGAAGGCCGCGTGCGCGACGACGAGTCGATGCACGTCGACCTGCCCGACCCGGGCGTCCCCGCCGGGCGTCGCATCGCGACGATCGGCGACGGCACCCGCTCGTGGGTCCTCCAGGGCCCGGAGCGCGTCGCCCTCGTAGGGCCGAACGGCGCCGGGAAGACGACGCTCCTCGAGCGGCTCGTCCGGTCGGCTCTGCACAACTCCGTCGATTCCGTCCGGATCGGAGCCGAGTCGCCCGATTCCGCCTCGACGGGGTCGGATCGAAGGAGTCATGCAGACGCCGTGGCGCACACCGACCGGGTCGGGTACCTTCCGCAGCGCATCGACGGGCTCCGGGACGAAGCATCTGTCGTCGAGAACGTCGCCGCCGCCGCGCCGGGCGTTCCGACGCCGGAGCTGCGGAACCGCCTCGCGCGCTTCCTCATCCGGGGGGATGCCGCGACACGGCCGGTCGCGACGCTCTCCGGCGGGGAGCGCTTCCGCGTCGCGCTGGCGCGGCTGCTGCTGGCCGACCCGCCGCCGCAGCTGCTCGTGCTCGACGAGCCCACCAACAACCTCGATCTGGACACGGTCGACCGGCTCGTCGAGGCGCTGTCGGCGTACCGCGGGGCCGTCGTCGTCGTGAGCCACGACGACGCCTTCCTCGGCCGGCTCGGCGTCGACCTCGTGCTCGAACTCGGGCGCGACGGACGCCTCGCCGAGGTATGA
- a CDS encoding NUDIX hydrolase family protein produces the protein MPVRTPDPDPNESDDEGTPRDPLGGIGASFGVPGSPLGDGTFGSPAPGSAANPAWLTDIELAEARRRLPMLYVEALPVRTDGMGAVTKVGILLRATPLGEITRTIVSGRVRYGETVRDALFRHLENDLGPMAFPLLPPQPVPFTVAEYFPIPGVSPFHDDRQHAVSLAFVVPVTGTCEPRQDALEVTWLSPEEAASDSLAAEMEGGRGTLVRLALASVGALR, from the coding sequence ATGCCGGTCCGCACGCCAGACCCCGACCCCAACGAGAGCGACGACGAGGGCACCCCGCGCGATCCGCTCGGCGGCATCGGCGCGTCGTTCGGCGTTCCGGGCAGTCCGCTGGGCGACGGGACGTTCGGCTCGCCCGCCCCCGGCAGCGCAGCCAACCCCGCGTGGCTCACCGACATCGAGCTCGCTGAGGCCCGCCGCCGGCTGCCGATGCTGTACGTCGAGGCGCTGCCGGTGCGCACCGACGGCATGGGCGCCGTGACGAAGGTCGGGATCCTGCTGCGCGCGACCCCGCTCGGCGAGATCACGCGGACGATCGTGTCGGGTCGCGTCCGCTACGGCGAGACGGTGCGCGACGCGCTGTTCCGCCACCTCGAGAACGATCTCGGGCCGATGGCCTTCCCCCTTCTCCCGCCGCAGCCCGTGCCGTTCACGGTAGCGGAGTACTTCCCGATCCCGGGTGTGAGCCCGTTCCACGATGACCGCCAGCACGCCGTCTCGCTCGCGTTCGTCGTGCCCGTGACCGGAACGTGCGAGCCGCGCCAGGACGCGCTCGAGGTGACGTGGCTCTCGCCGGAGGAAGCGGCATCCGACTCCCTCGCCGCCGAGATGGAGGGCGGCCGCGGCACGCTCGTCCGGCTCGCCCTCGCGAGCGTCGGCGCGCTGCGCTGA
- a CDS encoding DivIVA domain-containing protein, with protein sequence MPDQQTPARNAGPEDASPFDELMIGGEQSPVGPSFTTVFRGYDKDEVDAAVARLTARLRAEGDEIALLEQRYRDVSDTANAQSMEAVGRIEAEYEAKLAAADARSRETIDRLKAALNTANARLGKVQDRVQAEVSAADERSRETIERLEAELTAATARAAKAESQVQALSDELVDSGGQDSSRPQFEEILRVAEDQASLIIRNATVQADRLLEASREEIAKRRKEVQVEADGILAQAHHDAQQARLRIDTELTAHQARLEREAAHAAEKVSQAEQEAVAIRTEAEKGAASLRSMVARETSLARQEAEEAVRELRLRALEFEESLTRRQNDAQQEFLVLHNQAVAHAERITQDANDQVAASLEHAQRVASKADDFDRLMRAQAAQIEADASIRARETLDRARDKAQKIIETVTSHSQGVLRDAEDRTRQLRWQQHQLTSFMAEVRELIRPETPFDASADVDVSADGEASAGHADEETTDAAAGPGSESEAHTADGGTPQEPTPREHADN encoded by the coding sequence ATGCCCGATCAGCAGACGCCAGCCCGGAACGCCGGCCCGGAGGACGCATCGCCGTTCGACGAACTCATGATCGGCGGGGAGCAGTCCCCGGTCGGACCCTCGTTCACGACCGTCTTCCGCGGCTACGACAAGGACGAGGTCGACGCGGCCGTCGCCCGCCTGACCGCGCGTCTGCGCGCCGAGGGCGACGAGATCGCCCTGCTCGAGCAGCGCTACCGCGACGTCAGCGACACCGCGAACGCCCAGAGCATGGAGGCCGTCGGACGCATCGAGGCCGAGTACGAGGCGAAGCTCGCGGCCGCCGATGCACGCAGCCGCGAGACGATCGACCGGCTGAAGGCCGCCCTCAACACCGCCAACGCGCGCCTCGGCAAGGTACAGGACCGCGTGCAGGCGGAGGTCTCGGCCGCCGACGAGCGCAGTCGCGAGACCATCGAGCGCCTCGAGGCCGAGCTCACGGCCGCGACCGCGCGAGCTGCCAAAGCAGAGTCGCAGGTGCAGGCGCTGAGCGACGAGCTCGTCGACAGCGGCGGCCAGGACTCGAGCCGCCCGCAGTTCGAGGAGATCCTGCGGGTTGCGGAGGATCAGGCGAGCCTCATCATCCGCAACGCCACCGTCCAGGCCGATCGTCTCCTCGAGGCGTCCCGCGAAGAGATCGCCAAGCGCCGCAAGGAGGTGCAGGTCGAAGCCGACGGGATCCTCGCGCAGGCCCACCACGACGCGCAGCAGGCGCGTCTGCGCATCGACACCGAGCTCACGGCTCACCAGGCGCGGCTCGAGCGCGAGGCGGCCCACGCCGCCGAGAAGGTGTCGCAGGCCGAGCAGGAGGCTGTCGCGATCCGCACCGAGGCGGAGAAGGGGGCCGCGTCGCTGCGGTCGATGGTCGCGCGCGAGACGTCGCTCGCCCGGCAGGAGGCCGAGGAGGCCGTGCGCGAGCTTCGCCTGCGCGCGCTCGAGTTCGAGGAGTCGCTCACCCGTCGCCAGAACGACGCGCAGCAGGAGTTCCTCGTGCTGCACAACCAGGCCGTCGCGCACGCCGAGCGCATCACGCAGGACGCCAACGACCAGGTCGCCGCATCGCTCGAGCACGCGCAGCGGGTCGCCTCCAAGGCCGACGACTTCGACCGCCTCATGCGCGCGCAGGCTGCACAGATCGAGGCCGACGCGAGCATCCGCGCCCGCGAGACCCTCGACCGCGCGCGCGACAAGGCGCAGAAGATCATAGAGACGGTCACGAGCCACTCTCAGGGCGTGCTGCGCGACGCCGAGGACCGCACCCGTCAGCTGCGCTGGCAGCAGCACCAGCTCACGAGCTTCATGGCGGAGGTGCGCGAGCTCATCCGCCCCGAGACGCCCTTCGACGCCTCGGCCGACGTCGACGTGTCGGCCGACGGCGAGGCGTCGGCTGGGCACGCGGATGAAGAGACGACGGATGCCGCGGCCGGCCCGGGCTCCGAGTCCGAGGCGCACACCGCCGACGGCGGGACGCCCCAGGAGCCGACACCCCGCGAGCACGCCGACAACTGA